Below is a genomic region from Pleomorphomonas sp. T1.2MG-36.
CTGCCTCTGCGCGGCGTCGTCGGCGCTGGCGGTTGGCGTCGTGGCATCTCTTCCGGCCGGCCATGCCTGGGCGGGCGATGTCAGCGTGAGCACGACGAAGACCGTCGCCTATGGCAACAGCTCTTCATCCGGTGCGGAGACGCTGGACACCTCGGCCTCTTCCAGCAACAACACATTGAGCCTTTTGCCCGGCGCCAACATCACCCAGAACGCCTATGGCGGATACGTTGATGCCACCACGGCGGATGACGTCGCCAACTCGAACGTGTTGGCCGTTTCGGGCGGGACCGTTGGCCAGAACGTTTACGGCGGCTACTCCGACCAGGGGAGCGCCAGCTCCAACGCGGTGATCATCTCCGGCACTTCGACCATCATGGGAGACGTCATCGGCGGTCATGTGTTTTTGGCCAGTACAGGCAATGCCGAGAACAACACTGTCGACATCAGCGGCGGAACCTTCGGTGCGGACGCCATCGCCGGCGGCTTTTCCCAGAATACGGCTGCCTCGGGCAACACGGTGACGATCAGCGGCGGAACCTTCGCCTCGAACATGCTCATCGGTGGCATCTCCGACACGGGATCGGCCACGGGCAACACGGTGACGATCAGTGGGGCGACGACGACATTCAACAACAGCAACATGTACCTGTCTGGCGGCCTGTGTCAGCTGGCGTGCGCGGGTGACATGTTCTCGGGCAACACGCTCAACCTCAAGATAGCCGGCCTCACCGTCGGCACTCTGGATAACTTCAAGTATCTCAACTTCTATCTGCCGACGACGCTCGCCGCTAACGGCACCATGCTGACGGTGGGCGGAATCGCCAACCTGACCGACGGCAACGGCGCGTCGTCCGTCATCAATGTCGGCATCAACGGCGCGTCGTCGGCGCTTGCCGTGGGCGATAGCGTCAAGCTGATCCACGCCGGGACGCTGACCACCGCCGCCGGTCTCAACGGCACGGCGACCGGAACGGGCATGCAGGGCGTGACGCTGCAATACGTGTTCGACATATCAGCGACCACGACGGACCTCATCGCCACCGTTTCGTCGGCCCCCACTGTCACCGACGAGAGCAAGGCGCTGTCGGAGGGCTTCGTTTCCGGGGCGTCGCTGGTCAACGAGGGCGCCGATCTCGCCGCCGGCAAGGGCATGGCCAACGCCATCGGCGGCGCCAGGGCCGACTGGTCGCCGTTCGCGGCGGTGTCCGGCGGTTCGATCCGCACCAACACCGGCTCGCATGTCGACGTCGACGGCGTGTCGCTGGTGGCCGGCCTGTCGCGCGGCATCGATCTGTCCATCGGCCGGCTGACGGCTGGCGCCTTCGCCGAGTTCGGCAGCGGCAACTACGACACCTTCAACGGCTTCGCCTCGGGCGACGTGCGCGGCCACGGCAACAGCCACTATGTTGGCGGCGGCCTGCTCGGCCACCAGGATTTCCGCCCGATGGGGCCGGGGCATGCCTATGCCGAGGGTTCGGCCCGCATCGGCGTCGCCAACAACAACTACTCGAGCGGCGACCTGACCTCGGGCGGCGTCGCGGCCGGCTACGAGACGTCCTCGCTCTATTATGGCCTCAGCGCCGCCGTCGGCTACGTCTGGAACCTCGGCGACGCCATGACGGTGGATGTCAGCGGCAAGTACATCTGGTCGAGGCTCGGCAGCGACAGCGCTCAGCTCACCACCGGCGAGACGGTGGACTTCGAGGCGGTGAACTCCGAGCGCACCCGCCTCGGCGCCCGCGTTTCCTACGCCCTCTCCAACAAGGTCACGCCCTATGCCGGCGCGGCCTGGGAGCACGAGTTCGACGGCAAGGCCCGCGCCAGCACCAACGGGCTTGCCATCGACGCGCCGTCGATGGCCGGCGACACCGGCATTCTCGAGGCAGGCCTGACGCTGAAACCCTCCGACGACCTGCCGCTCTCCATCGACCTCGGCCTCCAGGGCTTCGTCGGCCAGCGCGAGGGCATCGCCGGCAGCTTCCAGGCCAAACTGGCGTTCTGAGACGGGGCGGCGGATTTCGATCTTTCGGGCGGAACCTGACGGGGGTGGAGGCGTCCGGCCGGTCAGGCGAGCGCCTGCCGCGCCGCGTCCAGCACGGCTTGCGTCAGTTCGGGGAACTGGCCGGAGACGAGGCGGCTGACTTGCCAGTAGAGCGTCACGTCGAGGCTGGCGCCGGGCACCAGCTCGACGAGGCGGCCGGTGGCGAGGTGGCCTTCGACGAGCCTCACCGGGTTGAGGCCCCAGCCCATGCCGAGGAGGGCTGCCTCGACGAAGCCTTGCGTCGAGGGCAGCCAGTGGGTGGGGCCGGGGTCGGTGGCGCCCAGCGTCTGGCGCGCCCAGTCCTGCTGCAAACAGTCCTTCTGGTTGAAGGTGAGCGCCGGGGCGCGGGCCAGCGCCTCGGCGGTGACGCCGTCCGGGAAGTGGCGGGCCATGAACTCCGGGCTGGCGGTGGCGTGGTAGCGCAGGCGGCCGAGCGGGCTGACCTTGCAGCCGGCCACCGGCTTCGACAGCGAGGTGACGGCGGCCACCACGTGGCCACGCCTGAGCCAGTCGGCCGTGTGGTCCTGGTCGTCGACGGCGATCCGGAGCAGCGCCTTGGAGCGCTCGGCGAAGGCGGCGGCGGCCGGCATGAACCAGGTGCCGAGGCTGTCGGCGTTGACGGCGATGTCGAGGGTGACGGGGCCGGACAGCGGGTCGCCGAGGCCGGGCAGGCGTTCGAGGAGATCGCTTTCCAGCATGCCGACCAGCTCGACGTGGCGGCAGAGCCAGGCGCCCTTCTCGGTGGCGGTGCAGGGCGTGCCGCGCTCGATCAGCACGGCGCCGAGCCGTTCCTCCAGAAGGCGCACCCGCTGGGAGATGGCCGAGGGCGTGACGGTGAGCGCCCGCGCCGCCTTCTCGAAGCTGCCGGTGCGGACGATGGCGGCGACGGCCAGCGCGGCGGAATAGTCGATCATCGGTTTAGCCCGGCTGAACTGAGCGGCAATGGATCAGCTCATCTAATCCCGCCCGGCCGCCGGAGGCAACGGATGTGGTCAGGCGCGGTGGCGCGCGATCTCGGCGACGGCGTGGTCGACGATGGTGAGTAGGGTGGCCTCCGACGCGCCATCCTGCGCCTGCACCGACATGCCCTGGATCATGGCGCCGATGAAGCGGGCGAGGGCCTGGGAGTCGGTGGTCGGCTTCAGCTGGCCCTCGGCGATGCCGCGCTCGATGCGCGCCCTGAGCCTGTCGATGGAGGCGCCGCGCAGGGCCTGGACGTGGCGGGCGATCGGCTCGTTCTCGACGGCGCAGGTCAGCACCGAGGTGGAGATCATGCAGCCGCGCGGCCGGCCGGGGCGGGTGAAGGCGTGGGCCGAGCCGGCGAGCAGGGCCGCCATCTCCGCGACCACGTCGCTCTCCTCGCCGAGGTCGGCGCCGAGGCTGCCGACGTGCGTTTGATACCAGGAAAGCGCCTCGCGGTAGAGATCAGCCTTCGAGCTGAAGGCGGCATAGAGGCTTTGCGCCGTGATGCCCATGGCCCCGGTGAGGTCGGCGATGGACGTGCCCTCGTAGCCGTGCCGCCAGAAGGTTTCCACGGCCTTTGCGAGCGCCGCGTCGCGATCGAAGGAGCGCGGCCGGCCGCGCCGCGAGGACGGTTCTCCATTTTTCACAACGATCACTCTGGAAATACCTCCTCGAATGGGTTATTCAGGAATGGTCATTGTGATTATAGAGGATTGCCCGGCATGAGTCTCTCCGGTATTTCCCCGGCCCGCATCGATGCGGCCATCGACAAGGCTCTGGCCGACCGGCGCATCGTCGGCGCCGTCGTGCTCGTCGCCCAGGGCGGCGACATCGTCCACCGCCGCGCCGCCGGCCATCTCGACCGCGAGGCGGGGGTGGCGATGCGCGAGGACGCCATCTTCCGCCTGGCCTCGATCACCAAGCCGATCGTGGCGGCGGCGACCATGCGGCTGGTCGAGGAGGGCCGGCTCGACCTCGACGCGCCGGTGACGGCCTGGCTGCCGGATTTCCGCCCCGCCTTGCCCGACGGAACGGTGCCGGAGATCCGCCTCCGCCACCTGCTGACGCACATCGCCGGCCTCAGCTACGGCTTCCTGGAGCCGGCGGACAGCGCCTATCACCGGCTGAAGGTGTCGGACGGCCTCGACCAGCCGGGCCTCACGCTGCACGACAACCTGTCGCGCCTCGCGGCGGCGCCGCTCGCCTTCGCACCGGGCACCGGCTGGCGCTACTCGCTCGGCCTCGACGTGCTCGGCGGCGTGCTGGAGAGGGTGGAGGGGCGGGGCCTCGCCGACATCGTGCGCGACCGGGTGACGGCGCCGCTCGGGCTCGCCGACACCGGCTTTTCCGTGCGGGACGCCGGGCGGCTCGCCAAGCCTTACGCCGACGGCACTCCCGAGCCGGTGGCGATGACCGACGGCGTGCGGGTGCCGTTCTTCGACACGGTTGCCACCTTCGCGCCGTCGCGCATCCTCGATGCGGCGTCCTATCCGTCGGGCGGCGCCGGCATGGCCGGCACGGCCGGCGACGTGCTGACCTTCCTGGAGGCGATCCGCACGGGCGGCGCGCCCATTCTCCGCGCCGAGACGGTGGAGCGGATGGCGAGCGATCAGGTCGGAACGGAGGCTGAGACGCAGGGGCCGGGCTGGGGCTTCGGCCACGGCTGGGCGGTGCTGGTCGACCCCGCGCCGACCGGCACGCCACAGGCGGCGGGCACGCTGCAATGGGGCGGCGCCTACGGCCACAGCTGGTTCGTCGACCGGGCCAACGCGCTGACGGTGGTGGCGCTCACCAACACCGCCTTCGAGGGCATGTCGGGCGCCTTCCCGGCCGAGATCCGCGACGCCGTCTACGGGCGCGTCAGCACATCATGAAGACGGGGATGCGGGCGGCGGCGAGAACGTCGCGGGTGACGCCGCCGAGGATCGCTTCCCACAGGGCGCCGTGCTTGAAGGCGCCGATGAGCAGGCTGTCGGCGCCGAGCCGGTCGGCGGAGGCGAGCAGTTGCAGGCCGACGCTGCCCGGTTCGCGCCGGAGCTCGATGCAGTCGGCGGGGATGTCGAGCTCGGCGAAGAAGGCGCGGGCCGAAGCCTGATAGTCGGCGCCCGGCTTTTCGACCGAGATCACCGTCACCTTGCCGGCGCGCGTCAGCCAGGGCAGCGCCGCGTGCACCGCGCGCTTCACCTCCTCGCCCGGCTTCCAGCCGACGACGATGTGGCGGCCGATGACACGCTCGGGGCGCGGGCCGGACTTCGGGTCTGGCGGCGCTACCAGCAACAGGCGCTTCGACCAGAACAGCGTGGCGTGGAAGGCGTCGCGGCCGTCGAGGCGCACCGGGTTGGCCATCACCACGAGGTCGGCGTGGGCGGTCTCGCGGGCGACCAGCTCCTCGACGTCGCCCTCCTCGCTCTTCCAGCCGACCGGCGCGTCGGTCCGGTCGGCGAGCCAGGCCTCGAAGGCGACCCTGGTGCGGGCGAGGCGGTCGGCAACGGTGCCTTCCCTCAGTTCGCGCAACTGCTGGATGGCGATTTCCTCCGGCGGCACGAAGGCGAACTTCGGATTGAAGCCGACGTGGATGGCCGAGATCGAGGCGTCGAAATCCTCGGCGGCGGCCAGCGCGCAGTCGAGGCAGGTGGCGACCGTCTCCGGTTCCGGCAGCAGTGCGACGATGATCTTCGGCTGGGCGATCTTCAAGACGTTCATCGACCCCCTCCATCCGGCGAGGCCGCGCCCCGCCGATTTGGTTTATGTCGGCGCATCGGTTGTCCTAAAACCGGTATCCACTTTTCCGGCCGATGCGTGGGGCAACAAAAAACCCGCCGTCGGCGGGTTCGAACGGTGCCCTGCCGCGACGGACCATCTGTCCCTCGCTCGCAGGAGCTATCAGCGCCGAGGCGGTTGCCGGGACGCTCCATTCCCGGCCGATGAGGGTAGACTAGTCCCGCCGGTTCAGCCTGTCAAAGCAACGGGCATTGGCGCGTCGGGAAACGATGGGCTGGGGGCGCATCAGGCTGGCTCGGTTTTGGGGGGCGCGATATCGGCGTTGCGCCCCATCCTGCCTGAGGTCCTGCGCCTGCGCGCAGGATGACAGCATTATATTTGGGAAACAATCGGATAGCGGTTGCGTGCCCTTACGGTGGTGTCGCTCGCGGTCCTCGTGTTGCCGTAAGCAGCCTGCGAGGAGTTTCGCGAGCGGCGGATCGTTGTCGCCCTTCGTATCACGCAGTCATCCTGGCGAAGGCCGCTTGAACTCGCACGCGAATTCGAGCGGCCTTCGCCCTATGGCGTGCACACATCTGCGGCGAGAGGATAAGAGACAGCGGAACGCGGAGAACCATGCTGGCTCGGTTTTCGGGAGCGCGATATTGGCGTTGCGCCCCATCCTGCCTGAGGTCCTCGCTTTCGCAAGGATGACAGCGTGATGGAAGCGGGAGATAGCTGGAGTGCGCCGTACGGCTTGATGCCGCATGAGCGGAGCGGCAAGCGTTGCAAACGGCAGTGCGATGAAAGGGGGGCTCCATCTAACCGATTGTTATACCTATATATAAATCTGTCATCCTTGCGCAGGCGAGGACCTCGGGCAGAACGGAGCGAGCCGCCGATATCGTGCTCCAGAAACCAAGCCTGATCTTCCGCGCTCCACTTTCCCTGATCCCTCTCGCTGCTCATAGCTCGGGATCGGGCGGCGCCGCTTCGCAGTGGTTAGTCTGGCTAATCCTTGGTAAGCAGCTTTAATTTGTCTAAACCGGTCGGCGCGGTTAGGGAGGCGCATCGAACGGGGGCGGCGCGTGGATTTCTCGGCCTATTTCTCACCCTATCTGGCCGGGCTCGGCATGGGCCTCAGCCTGATCGTCGCCATCGGCGCGCAGAATGCCTTCGTGCTCCGGCAGGGGCTGAGGGGCGGGCACGTGTTTGCCGTCTGCCTGACCTGCGCGCTGTCCGACGTGGCGTTGATCGTGCTTGGCGTTTCCAGCTTCTCGCGCATTGCCGCCGTGCTGCCCTGGCTCGACCCGGTGATGCGGTTCGGCGGCGCCGCCTTCCTGGGGTTCTACGGCTTCAAGAACCTGATGTCGGCGCTGAAGTCGCATGGCGCGCTGGATGTCGGCGGCGGCAACGGGGCGACGCCGCTCATGCCGACGCTTCTCGCCTGCCTCGCCATCACCTGGCTCAACCCGCACGTCTATCTCGACACCGTGGTGCTGCTCGGCACCATCTCGACGCAGTATCCGGGGCATGAGGCGGCCTTCGCGCTCGGCGCCATGACCTCGTCCTTCGCCTTCTTCTTCTCGCTCGGCTACGGGGCGGCCAAGCTCCGGCCGATCTTCGCCCAGCCGACGGCCTGGCGCCTCCTCGAAGGCGCCATCGCCGTGATCATGTGGACGATCGCGGCAAGCCTGCTGATCGGGTGACGTTGCCAAGACGCAGTTCCGGACGCAAAACCGGTACCCACTTTTGCTGGAACTGCCTTAGCGCTGGATGCGGATGAGGCGCGGGGAGCGGCCGAAGTAATGGCGGAAGCGGGTCGAGAAGCTCGAGGGGTGCTCGTAGCCCAGCTCGACCGCGATGGCCGATACCGACATGTCGGTTTCCAGCAATAGGGCGTGGGCGCGCTCCATCCGCTGCTTCTCGGAGAACTGCATCGCCGACATGCCGAACATGTCGCGGAAGCCATATTGCAGCTTGGTGCGGTTGATGCCCACCAGCCGGCT
It encodes:
- a CDS encoding autotransporter domain-containing protein is translated as MVGGTCLRRLRGCLCAASSALAVGVVASLPAGHAWAGDVSVSTTKTVAYGNSSSSGAETLDTSASSSNNTLSLLPGANITQNAYGGYVDATTADDVANSNVLAVSGGTVGQNVYGGYSDQGSASSNAVIISGTSTIMGDVIGGHVFLASTGNAENNTVDISGGTFGADAIAGGFSQNTAASGNTVTISGGTFASNMLIGGISDTGSATGNTVTISGATTTFNNSNMYLSGGLCQLACAGDMFSGNTLNLKIAGLTVGTLDNFKYLNFYLPTTLAANGTMLTVGGIANLTDGNGASSVINVGINGASSALAVGDSVKLIHAGTLTTAAGLNGTATGTGMQGVTLQYVFDISATTTDLIATVSSAPTVTDESKALSEGFVSGASLVNEGADLAAGKGMANAIGGARADWSPFAAVSGGSIRTNTGSHVDVDGVSLVAGLSRGIDLSIGRLTAGAFAEFGSGNYDTFNGFASGDVRGHGNSHYVGGGLLGHQDFRPMGPGHAYAEGSARIGVANNNYSSGDLTSGGVAAGYETSSLYYGLSAAVGYVWNLGDAMTVDVSGKYIWSRLGSDSAQLTTGETVDFEAVNSERTRLGARVSYALSNKVTPYAGAAWEHEFDGKARASTNGLAIDAPSMAGDTGILEAGLTLKPSDDLPLSIDLGLQGFVGQREGIAGSFQAKLAF
- a CDS encoding LysR family transcriptional regulator ArgP, with product MIDYSAALAVAAIVRTGSFEKAARALTVTPSAISQRVRLLEERLGAVLIERGTPCTATEKGAWLCRHVELVGMLESDLLERLPGLGDPLSGPVTLDIAVNADSLGTWFMPAAAAFAERSKALLRIAVDDQDHTADWLRRGHVVAAVTSLSKPVAGCKVSPLGRLRYHATASPEFMARHFPDGVTAEALARAPALTFNQKDCLQQDWARQTLGATDPGPTHWLPSTQGFVEAALLGMGWGLNPVRLVEGHLATGRLVELVPGASLDVTLYWQVSRLVSGQFPELTQAVLDAARQALA
- a CDS encoding TetR/AcrR family transcriptional regulator → MIVVKNGEPSSRRGRPRSFDRDAALAKAVETFWRHGYEGTSIADLTGAMGITAQSLYAAFSSKADLYREALSWYQTHVGSLGADLGEESDVVAEMAALLAGSAHAFTRPGRPRGCMISTSVLTCAVENEPIARHVQALRGASIDRLRARIERGIAEGQLKPTTDSQALARFIGAMIQGMSVQAQDGASEATLLTIVDHAVAEIARHRA
- a CDS encoding serine hydrolase domain-containing protein, translated to MSLSGISPARIDAAIDKALADRRIVGAVVLVAQGGDIVHRRAAGHLDREAGVAMREDAIFRLASITKPIVAAATMRLVEEGRLDLDAPVTAWLPDFRPALPDGTVPEIRLRHLLTHIAGLSYGFLEPADSAYHRLKVSDGLDQPGLTLHDNLSRLAAAPLAFAPGTGWRYSLGLDVLGGVLERVEGRGLADIVRDRVTAPLGLADTGFSVRDAGRLAKPYADGTPEPVAMTDGVRVPFFDTVATFAPSRILDAASYPSGGAGMAGTAGDVLTFLEAIRTGGAPILRAETVERMASDQVGTEAETQGPGWGFGHGWAVLVDPAPTGTPQAAGTLQWGGAYGHSWFVDRANALTVVALTNTAFEGMSGAFPAEIRDAVYGRVSTS
- a CDS encoding universal stress protein — protein: MNVLKIAQPKIIVALLPEPETVATCLDCALAAAEDFDASISAIHVGFNPKFAFVPPEEIAIQQLRELREGTVADRLARTRVAFEAWLADRTDAPVGWKSEEGDVEELVARETAHADLVVMANPVRLDGRDAFHATLFWSKRLLLVAPPDPKSGPRPERVIGRHIVVGWKPGEEVKRAVHAALPWLTRAGKVTVISVEKPGADYQASARAFFAELDIPADCIELRREPGSVGLQLLASADRLGADSLLIGAFKHGALWEAILGGVTRDVLAAARIPVFMMC
- a CDS encoding LysE/ArgO family amino acid transporter, with translation MGLSLIVAIGAQNAFVLRQGLRGGHVFAVCLTCALSDVALIVLGVSSFSRIAAVLPWLDPVMRFGGAAFLGFYGFKNLMSALKSHGALDVGGGNGATPLMPTLLACLAITWLNPHVYLDTVVLLGTISTQYPGHEAAFALGAMTSSFAFFFSLGYGAAKLRPIFAQPTAWRLLEGAIAVIMWTIAASLLIG